The following proteins come from a genomic window of Nocardiopsis sp. YSL2:
- a CDS encoding SDR family oxidoreductase: protein MDEGRARVSEERAGTGAGRGVVVLTGAGSGLGRATAARLLDDGYAVVLAGRRRSALEETADGRPRAVVVEADVTSSDSVRALFALVRERFGRVDVLVNNAGVFGPSAAVDAVSDEDWQSVLATNVTGSMYCAREAARLMKEQDPRGGRIINNGSVSAHVPRPSSVAYTVSKHAVSGLTASMNLDLRGHGIACTQIDVGNASTAMVAGFGAGAVQPDGSVRAEPVIDPAHVASTIAHVVSLPPDVSVPQVTVMAREMPYAGRG from the coding sequence CGAAGGGAGAGCGCGGGTGTCGGAGGAGAGGGCGGGGACCGGGGCCGGACGGGGCGTCGTGGTGCTGACGGGCGCCGGATCGGGTCTGGGGAGGGCCACCGCCGCGCGGCTGCTCGACGACGGGTACGCGGTGGTGCTGGCGGGCCGCCGGCGATCCGCTCTGGAGGAGACCGCCGACGGCCGACCGCGTGCCGTGGTGGTGGAGGCCGACGTGACCTCGTCCGACTCCGTGCGGGCGCTGTTCGCGCTGGTTCGGGAGCGGTTCGGCCGGGTCGACGTGCTGGTGAACAACGCCGGTGTGTTCGGCCCGAGCGCCGCCGTCGACGCGGTCTCCGACGAGGACTGGCAGAGCGTCCTGGCCACCAACGTCACGGGGTCGATGTACTGCGCGCGAGAGGCGGCCCGCCTGATGAAGGAGCAGGACCCCCGCGGCGGCCGGATCATCAACAACGGGTCGGTCTCGGCGCACGTGCCGCGTCCCTCCAGCGTCGCCTACACCGTGAGCAAGCACGCCGTCTCCGGGCTCACCGCGTCCATGAACCTCGACCTGCGGGGCCACGGGATCGCCTGCACGCAGATCGACGTGGGCAACGCGTCGACGGCGATGGTGGCGGGGTTCGGGGCCGGTGCCGTCCAGCCCGACGGATCGGTGCGCGCCGAACCCGTGATCGACCCCGCGCACGTGGCGTCGACGATCGCGCACGTCGTCTCGCTGCCGCCGGACGTCTCCGTGCCGCAGGTGACGGTGATGGCGCGGGAGATGCCCTACGCCGGACGGGGGTAG